In a genomic window of Gloeocapsopsis dulcis:
- a CDS encoding sirohydrochlorin chelatase translates to MPTINTVNSTLLKNPVSTIHLPPLPLRRPLLMIGHGTRDAAGRQSVLDFAAAYQALDSSRPVVPCFLELTGPTIQEGVDQCVAQGYTELSALPILLFAARHNKFDVTNELDRARQRHPQVKFHYGRHFGITPGIINLWRSRLAEVDDPLLGDRADTVLLFVGRGSSDPDANGDVYKLARLLWEGSGYQTVETCFIGITHPRLEEGFRRARLYHPKRIIVLPYFLFTGILVNKIFDIAAQQQAQYPDITVTCLPEMGLHPQLFSILRDREIETQLGNVQMNCEMCKFRLAAVGSHNHTHNHDHHHHSHDHSHPVVDPYADPEQYHQKIWQVP, encoded by the coding sequence TCGTCCTTTGCTGATGATTGGTCACGGTACCAGAGATGCAGCAGGGCGACAAAGCGTTTTAGACTTTGCTGCTGCTTATCAAGCGTTAGATTCGTCTAGACCTGTTGTCCCTTGTTTTTTAGAACTGACAGGTCCGACAATTCAAGAAGGTGTCGATCAGTGTGTTGCCCAGGGATATACTGAACTTTCTGCCCTACCAATTTTGTTATTTGCGGCACGGCACAATAAATTTGATGTTACCAACGAACTTGACCGCGCGCGTCAACGCCACCCCCAAGTAAAATTTCACTATGGGCGACATTTTGGTATCACACCAGGAATTATAAATTTATGGCGATCGCGTCTTGCTGAAGTTGACGATCCGCTTCTGGGCGATCGCGCTGATACAGTTTTGCTATTTGTCGGTCGCGGTTCCAGCGATCCAGATGCCAATGGTGACGTTTATAAACTAGCACGTCTGCTCTGGGAAGGTAGCGGCTACCAAACTGTAGAAACTTGTTTCATTGGTATTACCCATCCTCGCCTCGAAGAAGGTTTCCGCCGCGCGCGTCTCTACCACCCCAAACGAATTATTGTACTTCCTTACTTTCTCTTCACAGGAATATTAGTCAATAAGATCTTCGATATTGCTGCCCAGCAACAAGCACAATATCCAGATATCACTGTCACCTGTTTACCAGAAATGGGGCTACATCCGCAGTTATTTTCCATTCTCCGCGATCGCGAAATTGAAACTCAGCTTGGTAATGTGCAGATGAACTGTGAAATGTGTAAGTTTCGGCTAGCAGCTGTAGGCAGTCATAATCACACACACAACCACGATCATCACCATCACAGTCACGACCACTCACATCCTGTAGTCGATCCTTACGCCGATCCCGAACAATATCACCAAAAAATTTGGCAAGTTCCTTAA